The window GTATATTCGATCTCCGCTGAACCCAGGTCAACTCCGGGCGCGAACGTAGCCGTAAACGTCGCTATGCCCGACGAATAAACGTAAACCGAGGCTGAAATTAGATCGAAACCGGAAAAGTATGCATCGCCCGCCGGGTCGGAAATAAATCCTACCGCATTCGTCGTCACCGATTGGGCTTCGGCAGATTGTAAAAGGAGAACGGCGACGGCTAAAAGCGTCAGAAGATAGCTGGTACGTGTTTTCATCAGTCTCGTTATTGGAAACAACCCTTGACGTACCCACGGACCGTCCTCTTTCTCCCCGTGTGTTAGCCAGTTGTCAGGCTGAAGTCAACCCTTTAAATGGAAGATTTTCGCGCGCATCTCATCACTGCTCTTGAATCGAGTTCACGCGCCCTTCGCCTACCACACCCTCTCCACTTTTCCCCTCCTCTAAAACTTGCCATCCCCCCAAATTATTGCTGTCCTAATCACCCATAATCTGAATCATCTATGACACGAGAGTTTCAGCCTCCCTGCTCTTGCTGAAAACTTGAAACTGAACACTTTAAACTACATCCACCGTGCCTAAGCCATCCACCAAGTCCAAAATGTCCACTCCGTCCACCACCCTCGACCTCCCCTTCCCCGCCCCCGCCACCCCGCGCCACATCCCCCTCACCAAACTCCACACCGACCTCGCCGCCTTCCACGAATTCGGCACCCCCACCCGCGAAATCGTCACCACCTTTACCCACGCCGAAACTCCCCGCCACGTACCCACCTACGTCAACGAATTCTGGACCGCCAAACAACGCGCCGCCAACAGCCTCCACGAAATCTCCTACCGCGCCTGCTTCAAGCCCCAACTCCCCCGCTTCTTCATCGAACGCCTCACCCAGCCCGGCGACATCGTCTACGACCCCTTCATGGGCCGCGGAACCACCCCCGTCGAAGCCGCCCTCCTCGGTCGCGTCGCCTACGGCAGCGACATCAATCCCCTCAGCGCCATCCTCACCGCCCCGCGCCTTCAGCCACCCACCGCCGACCAAGTCGCCGCGCGTTTGACCCAGGTGGATTTTTACCACAGCGACCCCGCGCCCGACGAACTCCTCACCTTCTACCACTCCGAAACCCTCCGCGAAATCGCCGCCCTAAAAAAATATTTCCTCGACCGACGCCACAACCAATCCCTCGACCACATAGACCACTGGATCTGCATGGTCGCCCTCAACCGCCTCACCGGCCACTCACCCGGATTCTTCTCCGTCTATACCCTGCCCCCCAACCAGGCCGTCAGCGTCAAATCCCAAATAAAAATCAACACCAAACGCAACCAGACACCCCCGCGCCGCTCCGTCCCCAAACTCATCCACAAAAAAACCCGCCAACTCCTGGGCGACTGCACCCATGCCACCCGCGAAACCCTCGCCCGCGTCGCCCCAAAATCCCTTTTCCTAAACCACCTCGCCGCCCACAC is drawn from Verrucomicrobiia bacterium and contains these coding sequences:
- a CDS encoding DNA methyltransferase; amino-acid sequence: MPKPSTKSKMSTPSTTLDLPFPAPATPRHIPLTKLHTDLAAFHEFGTPTREIVTTFTHAETPRHVPTYVNEFWTAKQRAANSLHEISYRACFKPQLPRFFIERLTQPGDIVYDPFMGRGTTPVEAALLGRVAYGSDINPLSAILTAPRLQPPTADQVAARLTQVDFYHSDPAPDELLTFYHSETLREIAALKKYFLDRRHNQSLDHIDHWICMVALNRLTGHSPGFFSVYTLPPNQAVSVKSQIKINTKRNQTPPRRSVPKLIHKKTRQLLGDCTHATRETLARVAPKSLFLNHLAAHTPEIKSNTVTLIVTSPPFLDVVDYAGDNWLRCWFLGLDPKTVTMPLTKKLDQWQTAMAEAFRELHRILRSGGHIAFEVGEIRGGKIKLEDYVLPAGTQAGLQPELILINDQTFTKTANCWGIDNNYKGTNTNRIVLFKKN